The Calypte anna isolate BGI_N300 chromosome 1, bCalAnn1_v1.p, whole genome shotgun sequence region GCCTCCCCCTCCACCATGCTTAAGTGGAGTACACCCCGATTTCCCCGTTACTGCACCAGGCACCTTCCCAACACCAGATCCCAGCAACTGGCCAGGACACGGCCTTCATCAGACTGCCCCACCTCCCCCCGCTGCATCTGAATCCTGGCATTATCCTTTAGCATCTCAGGTGAGCCCTTCGTATGCACACATGCATGATGTGTACATGCATCGCCATCACCCTCATCCACACATGCACCATCATCATCCCAGCTCCCACCGCGACCCCCGGTATGGGTCCCTGCTGATGCCTTCAGTCCGTGCAGCCAGGATTCCTGCTCCCCAGTGTGACGTGACAAAGACAGATCCCACTGCTGTCACCAGCGCTACCTCAGCATGGGCTGGAGCCTTTCATGGAACCGTGGACATTGTGCCAAGTTTTGGGTTTGACACAG contains the following coding sequences:
- the VGLL3 gene encoding transcription cofactor vestigial-like protein 3 isoform X3, which produces MRGAGEGAPEQRSLKKLAVYNKMQESLEVTLPSKQEEDEKDQPAEMEYLNSRCVLFTYFQGDIGSVVDEHFSRALSQASNFSPEAALTKSKTGLGPLWRESSTISSQRSSFPTSFWTSSYQPPPPPCLSGVHPDFPVTAPGTFPTPDPSNWPGHGLHQTAPPPPAASESWHYPLASQVSPSYAHMHDVYMHRHHPHPHMHHHHPSSHRDPRYGSLLMPSVRAARIPAPQCDVTKTDPTAVTSATSAWAGAFHGTVDIVPSFGFDTGLQHQDKSKETSWF